One Phycisphaerae bacterium RAS2 DNA window includes the following coding sequences:
- the padG gene encoding NADH-dependent phenylglyoxylate dehydrogenase subunit alpha: MPVQVDNRLSGAAAIDHLTPSSSSSSRRLVKGNEALALGAIAGGVECFFGYPITPQNEVPELLSDLMPRLGRVFLQAESEVASINMVYGAAAAGHRAVTSSSSPGISLMMEGLSYIAGARLPCVVINVMRGGPGLGNIAPSQADYFQACKGGGHGDYRCIVLAPWNVQEMFEFPRRAFEIAERHRMPVMILADAVLGSMLEPATVPDDFPPAVHRPADWACTGRGARSHKNVVNSLFLSADELERHNQLLQRTYLDARAEIRFDTRFTDDAELVIVAFGAAARVALSAIRQLRAAGQRVGLFRPQTLYPFPVEALRQATAGAKRIVVFELNAGQMVEDVRLTINGAKPVEFFGRMGGVIPSPEEVAEFVTRQLAGDSLPKRAMPARTEEACHG; this comes from the coding sequence ATGCCGGTGCAAGTTGACAACAGACTGTCGGGAGCCGCCGCGATCGACCACCTCACCCCCTCTTCCTCCTCCAGTTCGCGGCGGCTCGTCAAAGGCAACGAAGCCCTCGCCCTCGGCGCGATTGCCGGCGGCGTTGAGTGCTTCTTTGGATATCCGATCACTCCGCAGAACGAAGTGCCCGAGCTGCTGTCGGACCTGATGCCGCGGCTCGGGCGCGTCTTCCTTCAGGCCGAAAGCGAAGTTGCATCAATCAACATGGTTTACGGCGCGGCCGCCGCGGGTCATCGCGCCGTGACCAGCAGTTCAAGCCCGGGCATCAGCCTGATGATGGAGGGCTTGAGCTACATCGCGGGCGCGCGTCTGCCGTGCGTAGTGATCAACGTGATGCGCGGCGGGCCGGGCCTGGGCAACATTGCGCCGTCGCAGGCGGATTACTTTCAGGCGTGCAAGGGCGGGGGCCACGGCGATTATCGTTGCATCGTGCTGGCCCCGTGGAACGTGCAGGAGATGTTCGAGTTCCCGCGCAGGGCTTTTGAGATCGCCGAGCGCCATCGCATGCCGGTCATGATTCTGGCCGACGCCGTGCTCGGCTCGATGCTCGAACCGGCAACCGTCCCCGATGACTTTCCTCCGGCGGTGCATCGTCCGGCAGACTGGGCCTGCACCGGTCGCGGCGCGCGCAGCCACAAGAATGTGGTCAACTCGCTTTTTTTGAGTGCAGACGAACTGGAGCGGCACAACCAACTGCTCCAGCGAACCTACCTCGATGCGCGGGCGGAGATTCGCTTCGACACGCGATTCACCGACGACGCCGAGCTGGTCATCGTCGCGTTCGGTGCGGCGGCGCGCGTCGCGCTCTCCGCGATTCGCCAACTTCGCGCGGCGGGCCAGCGCGTAGGCCTCTTCCGCCCGCAGACGCTCTACCCGTTCCCAGTCGAGGCGCTGCGACAGGCGACGGCCGGCGCGAAGCGAATCGTCGTGTTTGAGCTGAACGCGGGCCAGATGGTGGAAGACGTGCGGCTGACGATCAACGGCGCGAAGCCGGTGGAGTTCTTCGGACGCATGGGCGGCGTGATTCCGTCGCCCGAGGAAGTCGCGGAGTTTGTAACGCGCCAACTCGCGGGTGATTCATTGCCGAAGCGCGCGATGCCCGCAAGAACCGAGGAGGCTTGCCATGGGTGA
- the speA gene encoding Biosynthetic arginine decarboxylase: protein MANILKTAPSRTDMLHKWTIADSLDLYNVLQWGAGFFGINEKGNVAVSARGAGGPSLDMKELVDELIQRGIEAPILIRFSDILRSRIQQLCEAFSKSFAEHEYTGSYMGVYPIKVNQQRHVVEEIVQYGGPFSFGLEAGSKPELLAVLAMLEAREPLIICNGYKDNEYIDMALWATRLGKTIVLVVEEYQELVRILDRSNAMKVRPKIGFRMKLAAKGSGRWQESGGSKSKFGLTLTEMLKGVELLRSEGMLDCLQLTHFHIGSQITNIRSIKQALAEGCRLYLELTKLGAGLKYFDVGGGMAVDYDGSSSNFQSSANYTMQEYVSDVVSAVAQACNAAEVPHPTIVTECGRAITAHHSVLIFNVLGVTEQAEHPAPASLPEDAPQVLQNLLEAYNSISAKNFQEAYHDILHLRDEAMSAFNLGYLTIQQCSTMEVIFWAACRRIANIMREKDYVPDELQGLEAMLADTYVCNFSAFQSVPDCWAVDQLFPIMPIHRLTEEPTRRGVLADITCDSDGKIDKFIDLRDIKSSLELHPVHQGEDYYVGIFMTGAYQEILGDMHNLFGDTNAIHVTLGNNGEYFIEHVVDGDTIQEVLQYVQYPTETLIAKLRRTVEEAVRSKQITFHESAEFLRRYEQGLKGYTYLAE from the coding sequence ATGGCGAACATTCTCAAGACGGCGCCCTCGCGAACGGACATGTTGCATAAGTGGACGATCGCGGACTCGCTGGACCTGTACAACGTCCTGCAGTGGGGCGCGGGCTTCTTCGGCATCAACGAGAAGGGCAACGTGGCGGTCTCGGCGCGCGGCGCGGGCGGCCCGTCGCTCGACATGAAGGAGCTGGTGGACGAACTCATCCAGCGCGGCATCGAAGCGCCGATTCTCATCCGCTTTTCCGACATTCTTCGCTCGCGCATTCAGCAGCTTTGCGAGGCGTTCTCCAAGTCGTTCGCCGAACACGAATACACCGGCTCCTACATGGGCGTGTACCCGATCAAGGTGAACCAGCAGCGCCACGTCGTCGAGGAAATTGTGCAGTACGGCGGGCCGTTCTCCTTCGGGCTGGAGGCCGGGTCCAAACCCGAGCTGCTGGCCGTGCTGGCGATGCTGGAGGCCCGCGAGCCGCTCATCATCTGCAACGGTTATAAGGACAACGAATACATCGACATGGCCCTCTGGGCGACGAGGCTGGGCAAGACGATTGTGCTCGTCGTGGAAGAATATCAGGAGCTTGTGCGCATCCTGGATCGATCCAATGCGATGAAGGTCCGCCCGAAGATCGGCTTCCGCATGAAGCTGGCGGCGAAAGGCTCGGGCCGCTGGCAGGAGTCGGGCGGGTCGAAGTCCAAGTTCGGCCTGACGCTCACGGAAATGCTTAAGGGCGTCGAACTGCTCCGCAGCGAGGGCATGCTGGACTGCCTGCAACTCACGCACTTCCACATCGGCAGCCAGATCACCAACATCCGCTCAATCAAGCAGGCCTTGGCCGAGGGCTGCCGGCTTTATCTTGAATTGACCAAGCTCGGCGCGGGGCTGAAGTATTTCGATGTCGGCGGCGGCATGGCTGTGGACTACGACGGCAGCAGCAGCAACTTCCAGTCCAGCGCCAATTACACGATGCAGGAGTACGTGAGCGACGTCGTCTCGGCCGTGGCGCAGGCCTGCAACGCCGCCGAGGTGCCGCATCCGACGATCGTCACCGAGTGCGGCCGGGCGATCACGGCGCACCACAGCGTGCTGATCTTCAACGTGCTGGGCGTGACCGAGCAGGCCGAGCACCCGGCGCCGGCGAGCCTGCCGGAAGACGCACCGCAGGTGTTGCAGAATCTGCTCGAAGCATACAACTCGATCAGCGCGAAGAACTTCCAGGAAGCCTATCACGACATCCTGCATCTGCGCGACGAGGCCATGAGCGCCTTCAACCTCGGCTACCTCACGATTCAGCAGTGCAGCACGATGGAGGTGATCTTCTGGGCGGCCTGCCGGCGGATCGCGAACATCATGCGCGAGAAGGACTACGTGCCGGACGAGTTGCAGGGGCTGGAGGCGATGCTGGCCGATACGTACGTCTGCAACTTCTCGGCGTTTCAGAGCGTGCCCGACTGCTGGGCCGTCGATCAGCTTTTCCCGATCATGCCGATCCACCGGCTGACCGAGGAGCCGACGCGGCGGGGCGTGCTGGCCGACATCACCTGCGACAGCGACGGGAAGATCGACAAGTTTATTGATCTTCGCGACATCAAGAGTTCGCTCGAGCTGCATCCCGTGCATCAGGGCGAGGACTACTACGTCGGCATCTTCATGACCGGGGCCTACCAGGAAATCCTCGGCGACATGCACAACCTTTTCGGCGACACCAACGCCATCCACGTCACCCTCGGCAACAACGGCGAGTATTTCATCGAGCACGTCGTCGACGGCGACACGATTCAGGAAGTCCTGCAATATGTGCAGTACCCCACCGAGACGTTGATCGCCAAGCTCCGCCGCACGGTGGAGGAGGCCGTCCGCAGCAAGCAGATCACCTTCCACGAGTCGGCTGAGTTCCTGCGGCGATACGAGCAGGGGCTGAAGGGGTACACGTACCTGGCGGAGTAG
- a CDS encoding Fibronectin type III domain protein — MSKPLPAVVIVFSFLAVISSVAFAETHQLSDEPDGYTVSGERIDPSMIGPGIIESNEEVIARDLAMPPSMRNPKARNGAHGAWVVPSPRAISPTGSGNYNVMNKWGDTRMGIGFPRPVRVLGAHLGGQTSLSVTTPGLRVVGYLQGREVGRTDVIRGLTLAPQWFDLNLDNVDRIVFEAEAAQPDAGWFSLDDLTFVEMPAPGGAFGNATIIDFEDLRYNDKLSGSGYRGLLWEEGFGPIPQDTPQDVNIIPAPVSPVGSKPVAAESGESEDDGNALLRGSGGPTLIAQYQGVFFGSDPGASSIPPDTCGAIGPNHFVEVINSSYVVYNKTTGAKIQSMSLGNFFNGSGQSFTGGDPRVVYDTHSGRWIVVATNFGSTIHVAVSTSNSATGSYFKTFFTAAAGSDAACWVDHPTLGVDANGIYIGAYMVGCNRTIFALEKAPMIAVSPSMGTLTAFRNISGAEITLQAAQVYGTPITPGGYIVSVTGSSASSIRFRRVNPPMTAPTLTTVATVGVNSYSTPPDAPSMGSGVALDTIDVRIINALYRNGFFYATHCINVGGRAAVRWYKFQENASSPFITLSQQGNVTDATRHYFMPSLTVNNSGHMVLGFSGSHAGEFASSYYCGRLVNDPAGQTTTPALLKSGNASYTFTDGSGRNRWGDYSLTTVDPSDGETIWTVQEYVHATNTWGTWLGKFTFAPVDLTPPSPDPMSFSIAPTTVNTSSVFMQATEATDTSSPPVNYYFDYVSGAGGHDSIQASRDYTDTGLPLANSNYTYRVAARDSATPNFNQTGFSATASVSTAIETPMGVSFGTITDSSVAVNAAGTFTNLGFLQTGLFYEMTPAAGSGANVWVTGVGANSITVSGLTPCTQYGFRVKARNFQGIETGFDNAAPTLVFTTGCTGCTLLGDLNNSGAVEGGDIAGFVGAKLGNPVGGTNPQCAEYGGTLEQDIDAFVTDLLATP, encoded by the coding sequence ATGAGCAAGCCACTTCCGGCCGTGGTGATCGTCTTTTCTTTTCTTGCCGTCATCTCAAGCGTTGCATTTGCGGAGACGCATCAACTTTCCGACGAGCCGGACGGTTACACCGTTTCGGGTGAGCGAATCGATCCGTCGATGATCGGACCTGGGATCATCGAATCCAACGAGGAAGTGATCGCGCGGGATCTGGCCATGCCGCCGTCCATGCGGAATCCCAAAGCGCGAAACGGCGCTCACGGGGCCTGGGTCGTGCCTTCGCCCCGTGCCATCAGCCCGACAGGGTCTGGCAATTACAACGTCATGAACAAGTGGGGCGACACGCGCATGGGAATCGGCTTCCCGCGACCGGTGCGCGTGCTCGGGGCACACCTCGGCGGCCAGACGAGTCTGTCCGTTACGACGCCCGGCCTGCGCGTCGTCGGCTATCTGCAGGGCAGGGAAGTCGGACGGACCGATGTCATTCGCGGTTTGACGCTCGCGCCGCAGTGGTTTGATTTGAATCTCGACAACGTGGACCGCATCGTGTTCGAGGCCGAAGCCGCGCAGCCGGATGCCGGCTGGTTTTCGCTGGATGATCTGACGTTTGTCGAGATGCCGGCGCCGGGCGGGGCTTTCGGCAATGCGACCATCATCGATTTTGAGGACCTGCGTTACAACGACAAACTCTCCGGCTCGGGCTATCGCGGTCTTTTGTGGGAGGAGGGCTTCGGCCCTATTCCGCAGGACACGCCGCAGGACGTGAACATCATTCCGGCTCCGGTGTCGCCGGTCGGCTCAAAGCCCGTCGCGGCCGAGTCCGGCGAGTCCGAAGACGATGGCAATGCTCTCCTTCGCGGCTCGGGCGGTCCTACGTTGATCGCCCAATACCAGGGCGTCTTTTTTGGCAGCGATCCCGGCGCCTCGTCGATCCCGCCCGACACGTGCGGCGCGATCGGCCCCAACCACTTTGTTGAAGTGATCAACTCCAGCTACGTTGTTTACAACAAGACGACCGGCGCGAAGATTCAAAGCATGAGTCTGGGCAACTTCTTCAATGGAAGCGGGCAATCCTTCACGGGAGGCGATCCGCGCGTCGTCTATGACACCCACTCGGGCCGCTGGATTGTGGTCGCAACCAATTTCGGTTCGACAATTCACGTCGCTGTTTCAACCTCCAACAGTGCGACGGGGAGCTATTTTAAGACCTTCTTCACCGCCGCGGCCGGCTCGGATGCCGCGTGCTGGGTTGATCATCCGACGTTGGGCGTGGATGCCAACGGAATTTACATCGGCGCCTACATGGTGGGCTGCAATCGAACGATCTTTGCGCTGGAGAAAGCGCCCATGATTGCCGTCTCACCCAGCATGGGAACGCTGACGGCCTTCCGCAACATCTCCGGCGCCGAGATTACGCTTCAGGCCGCGCAGGTCTACGGCACCCCGATCACGCCGGGCGGCTACATCGTGTCGGTGACGGGTTCCAGTGCGTCGAGCATTCGATTCCGCCGTGTGAACCCGCCGATGACCGCCCCCACGTTGACGACCGTCGCCACGGTGGGCGTGAACTCCTATTCCACTCCGCCCGATGCGCCCTCCATGGGCAGCGGCGTCGCCCTCGATACCATCGACGTGCGAATCATCAATGCCTTGTACCGAAACGGGTTTTTCTATGCGACGCATTGCATCAACGTCGGGGGTCGTGCAGCAGTGCGCTGGTACAAGTTCCAGGAAAACGCCTCGTCGCCCTTCATCACGTTGAGCCAGCAGGGCAACGTGACCGACGCCACACGTCACTACTTTATGCCTTCGCTCACGGTGAACAACAGCGGGCATATGGTGCTGGGCTTCTCCGGATCGCATGCCGGCGAGTTTGCCAGTTCCTATTACTGCGGTCGTCTCGTGAACGATCCGGCAGGTCAGACCACGACGCCGGCTCTGCTCAAGTCCGGCAATGCGTCTTACACCTTCACAGACGGCTCCGGCCGCAATCGTTGGGGTGATTACAGTTTGACGACGGTGGATCCCAGTGATGGCGAGACGATCTGGACAGTGCAGGAATACGTGCACGCGACGAACACCTGGGGCACGTGGCTGGGCAAGTTTACGTTTGCTCCGGTCGACCTGACGCCGCCCTCGCCCGATCCGATGTCGTTCTCCATCGCGCCGACCACGGTCAACACGTCATCGGTCTTCATGCAGGCAACCGAAGCGACCGACACGAGCTCGCCCCCGGTCAATTACTACTTCGACTATGTTTCAGGCGCCGGCGGCCATGACAGCATCCAGGCGTCACGTGATTACACCGACACAGGATTGCCGCTGGCCAACAGCAATTACACTTATCGCGTGGCCGCACGCGACAGCGCGACGCCCAACTTCAATCAGACGGGCTTCTCGGCCACGGCCTCCGTTTCCACGGCCATTGAGACACCCATGGGAGTGTCATTTGGAACGATCACCGATTCGTCCGTTGCCGTGAACGCGGCCGGAACTTTTACCAATCTCGGCTTCCTGCAAACAGGCCTTTTCTACGAGATGACGCCGGCGGCCGGCAGCGGGGCCAACGTCTGGGTCACCGGCGTTGGCGCCAACAGCATCACGGTTTCTGGCCTGACGCCTTGCACGCAATACGGCTTCCGCGTGAAGGCGCGCAACTTCCAGGGAATTGAGACCGGCTTCGACAATGCGGCTCCCACGCTTGTGTTCACCACAGGATGCACCGGCTGCACGCTTTTGGGCGACTTGAACAACAGCGGGGCTGTCGAGGGCGGCGACATCGCCGGATTCGTCGGCGCCAAGCTCGGCAACCCGGTCGGCGGTACCAATCCGCAATGTGCCGAATACGGTGGAACGTTGGAGCAGGATATTGACGCATTCGTGACCGATTTGTTGGCGACCCCTTGA
- the porC gene encoding Pyruvate synthase subunit PorC — MIQRVLIAGFGGQGILLIGQILADAAMKQGYHTTWFPSYGPEMRGGTANCTTIFSDDEIGSPISAMYDILIAMNQPSLEKFAPVVRSGGAVLVNSSMVPIRCDRADVTVLHVPAADLARQAGSERVANMVMLGTLLAVQDDLKQEWLERAVAAVVGKKHAELIEANLAAIRAGAEFEESIGQRAPSCGSTVLTAD; from the coding sequence ATGATCCAGCGCGTCCTCATCGCGGGCTTCGGCGGACAGGGCATCCTGCTCATTGGGCAGATTCTCGCCGACGCCGCCATGAAACAGGGCTATCACACGACGTGGTTCCCGTCGTACGGGCCCGAGATGCGCGGCGGTACGGCCAACTGCACGACCATCTTCTCCGATGACGAAATCGGCTCGCCGATCTCCGCCATGTATGACATTCTCATCGCCATGAATCAGCCCTCGCTGGAAAAGTTTGCTCCGGTCGTGCGGTCCGGCGGCGCGGTCCTGGTCAATTCGTCGATGGTCCCGATCCGCTGCGATCGGGCCGATGTCACCGTGTTGCACGTGCCGGCCGCTGATCTCGCGCGGCAGGCGGGAAGCGAGCGTGTGGCGAACATGGTCATGCTCGGGACGCTGTTGGCCGTGCAGGATGACCTGAAGCAGGAATGGTTGGAGCGCGCCGTGGCGGCGGTCGTCGGCAAGAAGCACGCGGAGTTGATCGAGGCCAACCTCGCGGCCATCCGCGCCGGCGCGGAATTTGAGGAATCGATCGGCCAGCGGGCGCCGTCATGCGGCAGCACGGTTCTGACTGCGGATTGA
- the asnB_1 gene encoding Asparagine synthetase [glutamine-hydrolyzing] 1: MCGIAGYLRPKGLLDDAVLARMLKHIAHRGPDGAGTWTRPEIGLAFAHSRLKVQDLSPAADQPMHSADGTTSLVFNGEIYNFHELRDELRAAGAQIKSSGDTEVLLELCRRDPTLGFLPRLNGMFAFAVWNHPTRTFTLARDHAGVKPLLYAEFDGGLAFASELAAIRPPLRDLSIDPRAVYELLSLGFIAAPRTIFQQVHKLRPGHLARWHDGRITVERWSRPLRKPDASLPSRPEGSSYTAACEELRELVEDAVEHRLIADVPVGVFLSGGIDSAIVTAVAARVAAGRVKTFSVTFPGFVYFDESRYARAVADRYGTDHTEIPLRIDDVREIIPTVQSHLGEPFADSSALPTYLLSRMTRQHVTVALSGDGADEQFAGYARYAAATLIERFGWFARTPLYGPARRMVECLPAKRETFLGKVASQLKRAIRGMDPRGPHRYANWMRTSDAGAFSRLLHRPDDSPAIIDDIAQMLWGFRGEPKDSPDLNHHLRVEWQTSLPDDMLTKIDLMSMAHGLEVRSPFMDHRVADFVAGLPWRWKLNGWRKKFMLIDSYRDLLPPILHNRPKRGFEVPVGPWMRGPLNGMVRDLIAADRCFFGTILNREGALAMLDEHTRGRADHNYCLWALVSLLAWQQEHAREVAVA; the protein is encoded by the coding sequence ATGTGCGGCATCGCCGGTTACTTACGCCCCAAAGGGTTGCTCGACGACGCCGTCCTCGCGCGCATGCTCAAGCACATCGCCCATCGCGGGCCCGATGGTGCGGGGACCTGGACGCGGCCCGAGATCGGCCTGGCCTTCGCGCACAGCCGGCTGAAGGTGCAGGACCTTTCGCCGGCGGCCGATCAGCCGATGCACAGCGCCGACGGCACGACGAGCCTTGTCTTCAACGGTGAAATATACAATTTTCACGAGCTGCGCGATGAACTGCGCGCGGCCGGGGCGCAGATCAAGTCATCCGGCGATACCGAGGTGCTGCTGGAACTGTGCCGGCGCGATCCGACCCTGGGGTTCCTGCCGCGGCTCAACGGCATGTTCGCCTTCGCCGTCTGGAACCACCCGACGCGCACATTCACGCTCGCGCGCGACCACGCGGGTGTGAAGCCGCTCCTGTACGCCGAGTTCGACGGGGGGCTTGCGTTCGCATCGGAACTGGCGGCGATCCGCCCGCCGCTGCGTGATCTGTCCATCGATCCGCGGGCGGTCTACGAACTGCTCTCGCTGGGCTTCATCGCCGCGCCGCGCACCATTTTTCAACAGGTCCACAAGCTGCGCCCCGGGCATCTTGCCCGCTGGCACGACGGCCGCATCACCGTCGAGCGATGGAGCCGCCCGTTGCGAAAGCCCGATGCGTCCCTTCCGTCGCGTCCCGAAGGTTCGTCGTACACGGCAGCCTGCGAGGAATTGCGCGAACTGGTGGAAGACGCGGTCGAGCATCGGCTGATTGCCGACGTGCCGGTGGGAGTGTTTCTCTCCGGCGGGATCGATTCGGCGATTGTGACAGCCGTCGCCGCGCGCGTGGCGGCGGGGCGGGTGAAGACGTTTTCGGTGACGTTTCCGGGTTTCGTGTATTTTGATGAAAGTCGCTATGCGCGGGCCGTGGCGGACCGGTACGGCACCGATCACACCGAGATCCCGCTGCGCATCGACGACGTGCGCGAGATCATCCCGACGGTGCAGTCGCACCTCGGCGAGCCGTTCGCCGACAGCAGCGCGCTGCCGACCTATCTGCTTAGTCGCATGACGCGGCAGCACGTGACGGTGGCGTTGTCGGGCGACGGGGCCGATGAGCAATTCGCAGGTTACGCGCGCTACGCCGCGGCCACGCTGATCGAGCGATTCGGCTGGTTCGCGCGCACCCCGCTGTACGGCCCGGCCCGGCGAATGGTCGAATGCCTGCCTGCCAAGCGCGAAACGTTTCTCGGCAAGGTCGCCAGCCAGCTCAAGCGCGCGATCCGAGGCATGGACCCACGCGGACCGCACCGCTACGCGAACTGGATGCGAACGTCCGACGCGGGCGCGTTCTCGCGCCTCTTGCACCGGCCGGACGATTCTCCCGCGATCATCGACGACATCGCCCAAATGCTCTGGGGCTTTCGCGGCGAGCCGAAAGACTCGCCCGACTTGAATCATCATCTGCGCGTCGAGTGGCAGACGTCACTGCCGGACGACATGCTCACGAAGATCGACCTGATGTCGATGGCCCACGGGCTGGAGGTGCGCTCGCCCTTCATGGATCACCGCGTGGCCGACTTCGTCGCCGGGCTGCCGTGGCGATGGAAGCTCAACGGCTGGCGGAAGAAGTTCATGCTCATCGACTCGTATCGTGACCTGCTGCCGCCGATCCTGCACAACCGGCCCAAGCGCGGGTTTGAGGTGCCGGTCGGCCCGTGGATGCGCGGCCCGCTGAACGGCATGGTGCGCGATCTTATTGCTGCCGATCGCTGCTTCTTCGGCACGATTCTCAATCGCGAGGGCGCGCTGGCCATGCTGGATGAACACACCCGCGGCCGAGCCGATCACAACTATTGCCTCTGGGCGCTCGTGTCGCTGCTGGCGTGGCAGCAGGAGCACGCGCGAGAGGTGGCTGTCGCATAG
- a CDS encoding Ferredoxin-2 produces MSTQIDRDRCKGCGLCVVFCPRHILKLEDGLNRAGYHPAVNHDLDACTACGLCAEMCPETGIRVTRRKKKSRG; encoded by the coding sequence ATGAGCACACAGATTGATCGCGATCGATGCAAGGGATGCGGGCTGTGTGTCGTGTTCTGCCCGCGGCACATTCTGAAACTCGAAGACGGACTGAATCGGGCGGGGTATCACCCGGCCGTGAATCACGATCTCGACGCGTGTACCGCGTGCGGCCTGTGTGCCGAGATGTGCCCGGAGACGGGCATCCGCGTAACGCGTCGAAAGAAGAAGTCCAGGGGCTGA
- the korB_1 gene encoding 2-oxoglutarate oxidoreductase subunit KorB → MGDICGPTCGETACTPVAGAASNNGNGEREVVFDRPECMTDKVMHYCPGCTHGIIHRLVGEMIDEFGLFERTVGVCPVGCSVFAFEYFHFDMIEASHGRAAAVATAVKRADPNRFVFTYQGDGDLAAIGLAESVHAAARGENICVFFVNNGIYGMTGGQMAPTSLVGQKTTTSPRGRELGIAGPPIGVCEMLSSLPAVAYLARVPITSPKNIHTARKYMRAAIRAQLEHKGFALVEFLSTCPVQWGMSPVKAMEYIDKTVVQTFKPGVFIDRVTPSKEPIAQAIEGMVATP, encoded by the coding sequence ATGGGTGACATCTGCGGGCCAACTTGCGGCGAGACAGCGTGCACACCGGTCGCCGGCGCAGCGTCGAACAACGGCAACGGTGAAAGAGAAGTCGTGTTCGACCGCCCCGAGTGCATGACCGACAAAGTGATGCACTACTGCCCCGGCTGCACACATGGGATTATCCACCGGCTCGTCGGCGAGATGATCGACGAGTTCGGATTGTTTGAGCGCACCGTCGGCGTCTGCCCGGTCGGCTGTTCGGTCTTTGCATTCGAATACTTCCACTTTGATATGATCGAAGCCAGCCACGGGCGGGCGGCGGCGGTGGCGACGGCGGTGAAGCGAGCCGACCCGAATCGGTTCGTGTTTACGTATCAAGGCGACGGCGACCTCGCGGCGATCGGTCTCGCGGAGTCGGTCCATGCGGCAGCGCGCGGCGAGAACATCTGCGTGTTCTTTGTGAACAATGGCATCTACGGCATGACCGGCGGGCAGATGGCCCCGACATCGCTGGTCGGGCAGAAGACAACGACGTCGCCGCGCGGACGGGAACTGGGTATCGCCGGGCCGCCGATCGGCGTGTGTGAGATGCTCTCGTCATTGCCGGCCGTGGCGTACTTGGCGCGCGTGCCGATCACCAGCCCGAAGAACATCCACACGGCGCGAAAGTACATGCGGGCGGCGATTCGCGCGCAGCTTGAGCACAAGGGCTTCGCGCTGGTCGAATTCTTGAGCACCTGCCCGGTTCAGTGGGGGATGTCGCCCGTCAAGGCGATGGAATACATCGACAAGACGGTGGTGCAGACCTTCAAGCCGGGCGTCTTCATCGACCGCGTGACGCCTTCCAAGGAGCCGATTGCGCAGGCAATCGAAGGGATGGTGGCAACCCCATGA
- the tal gene encoding Transaldolase produces the protein MKFFLDTANLDEIRAGAALGIVDGVTTNPSLVAKEGKDFKTLVGQICEIIPGPVSAEVVSTTCDAMVKEGRELAKIAENVIVKLPTIPEGVKALKILSAEGVKTNLTLVFQPIQALIVAKAGATFCSPFLGRLDDIGQDGMALIDDIRLIYDNYGFRTEILAASLRHPLHVVQAAKAGADIGTMPYSVFKQLLNHPLTDIGLERFLNDFKKLQAK, from the coding sequence ATGAAGTTCTTTCTCGATACGGCCAACCTCGATGAAATCCGCGCCGGGGCGGCGCTTGGCATCGTTGACGGCGTCACCACCAATCCCAGCCTCGTCGCCAAGGAGGGCAAGGATTTCAAGACGCTCGTCGGGCAGATTTGCGAGATCATCCCCGGCCCCGTCTCGGCCGAGGTGGTTTCGACCACCTGCGACGCCATGGTGAAGGAAGGCCGCGAGCTGGCGAAGATCGCCGAAAACGTAATCGTGAAGCTACCGACGATCCCCGAAGGCGTGAAGGCCCTGAAGATTCTCTCGGCCGAGGGCGTCAAGACGAATCTCACGCTGGTGTTTCAGCCGATCCAGGCGCTGATCGTGGCCAAGGCCGGCGCGACGTTCTGCTCGCCGTTTCTGGGCCGGCTGGACGACATCGGCCAGGACGGCATGGCGTTGATTGATGACATTCGTCTAATCTACGACAACTACGGCTTCCGCACCGAGATCCTCGCGGCCAGCCTGCGCCACCCGCTGCACGTCGTGCAGGCCGCCAAGGCCGGCGCCGACATCGGCACCATGCCGTACAGCGTTTTCAAGCAGTTGCTCAATCACCCGTTGACGGACATCGGCCTCGAGCGGTTTCTCAACGACTTCAAGAAGCTCCAGGCCAAGTAA